Proteins from a single region of Lentimicrobium saccharophilum:
- the porV gene encoding type IX secretion system outer membrane channel protein PorV, whose translation MRIKSVLQLCLVTGLFAFFSESINAQSTTYIGQDLNTITTAVPFLQIAPDARSGGMGEAGVSSTPDANSMHWNPAKYSYIENEMGFSLSYSPWLRALVSDINLAYLTGYKKLGNNQVVSGSLLYFSLGDITFTDIQGATIGNYRPNEFAISGSYSRMLTKNLSGAVTARFIHSNLTQGQSVGGASTKPGNSIAADIAIYSRHDVEFPNMEGFFAWGLNISNIGAKISYSDDNTQRDFIPTNLRLGPSLTLDIDEYNRLSFMVDINKLLIPTPPIYATDSLTGQPIYDDNGNQLIFKGKDPNVSVPVGMFQSFFDAPGGFNEEIRELSFAVGVEYWYDKQFAIRGGYFHEDRTKGNRKFFTLGAGLRYNVFGLDFAYLIPTGGQAKNPLENTLRFTLHFDFEAFQKQNNQN comes from the coding sequence ATGCGTATTAAATCGGTTCTGCAATTATGCCTTGTTACCGGCCTTTTTGCTTTTTTTTCTGAATCCATCAATGCTCAATCAACAACCTATATTGGACAGGATTTGAATACTATCACCACTGCGGTTCCATTCCTGCAGATAGCTCCAGATGCGCGTTCAGGCGGGATGGGAGAGGCTGGTGTTTCGAGTACGCCCGATGCCAATTCCATGCACTGGAATCCGGCAAAATATTCATACATTGAGAATGAGATGGGATTTTCACTGTCATACAGCCCATGGTTGCGGGCCCTTGTCAGCGATATTAATCTTGCTTATCTTACCGGATACAAAAAATTGGGAAACAATCAGGTGGTTTCCGGCTCCCTGCTTTATTTTTCCCTGGGAGATATCACATTTACTGATATTCAGGGAGCTACAATCGGTAATTACAGGCCCAACGAGTTTGCCATAAGCGGTTCTTATTCGAGAATGCTGACTAAAAACTTATCGGGAGCCGTAACCGCCCGCTTCATCCACTCCAATCTGACACAAGGGCAGAGCGTTGGTGGTGCTTCCACCAAACCCGGCAACTCCATTGCGGCCGATATTGCCATTTATTCACGTCATGACGTTGAGTTTCCGAATATGGAAGGATTCTTTGCCTGGGGTCTTAATATCAGCAACATTGGGGCGAAAATTTCCTATTCTGACGACAATACACAGCGCGATTTTATTCCTACCAACCTCCGTTTAGGCCCTTCACTTACCCTGGACATTGATGAGTATAACCGGCTTTCATTTATGGTTGACATCAACAAACTGCTGATTCCCACACCTCCGATATATGCTACCGATTCATTGACCGGACAGCCGATTTACGATGACAATGGAAACCAGTTGATCTTTAAAGGTAAAGATCCCAATGTATCTGTTCCGGTCGGAATGTTCCAGTCATTTTTTGATGCACCCGGCGGGTTCAACGAAGAGATCCGTGAATTGTCATTCGCCGTTGGCGTGGAATACTGGTATGACAAACAGTTTGCCATTCGCGGGGGATACTTCCATGAGGACAGGACAAAAGGAAACAGGAAATTCTTTACCCTTGGTGCCGGTTTGCGCTACAATGTTTTCGGTCTTGATTTTGCCTATCTGATTCCTACCGGAGGCCAGGCTAAAAATCCGCTGGAGAATACACTCAGGTTTACCCTGCACTTCGACTTTGAAGCTTTCCAGAAACAGAATAATCAGAACTGA
- a CDS encoding UpxY family transcription antiterminator: protein MKSVARPARIVESTIAQWYACYTKPRAEKAALQRLREAEIESYLPLQRTRKKWSDRMKWVDEPLLKSYIFVKVNSENFMKVMKIEGLLHFITFENRAVPIPESQINAIRLLLGQGMELEVVSGKIEAGQAIEVQAGPLIGLRGELVEYRGSRKVLVRLGEIGHGILVTISPDFLIRI from the coding sequence ATGAAAAGCGTAGCCCGACCTGCAAGAATTGTAGAATCAACCATTGCTCAATGGTATGCCTGTTATACAAAGCCAAGGGCTGAGAAAGCAGCCCTGCAGCGCCTGAGGGAAGCAGAGATTGAGTCTTACCTCCCGCTGCAAAGAACCAGGAAAAAGTGGAGCGACAGGATGAAGTGGGTTGATGAGCCCCTGCTGAAGAGTTATATTTTCGTTAAAGTCAATTCGGAAAATTTTATGAAGGTAATGAAGATTGAAGGCCTGCTTCACTTTATTACTTTTGAGAACAGAGCGGTACCGATACCCGAATCCCAGATTAATGCAATCCGGTTGCTGTTAGGGCAGGGGATGGAACTCGAAGTCGTTTCCGGCAAGATTGAAGCCGGCCAGGCGATAGAAGTGCAGGCAGGGCCCTTGATAGGGTTGCGTGGCGAGCTGGTTGAATACAGAGGCAGCCGGAAGGTTTTGGTCAGGCTTGGAGAGATTGGTCATGGTATCCTGGTAACCATCAGCCCTGATTTCCTCATAAGGATTTGA
- a CDS encoding M23 family metallopeptidase: MKPRRICFSFFISLLIPTLSNAQQSYPKDDFIAPVEFPMLLSGTFAELRSNHFHSGIDIRTQGVEGKKILACADGYVSRIRISPFGFGKTVYITHPNGYSTVYAHLSGFNPEIAAWSRAEQYRMEQFDVDLFPEAGLIQVKQGDVIGYSGNSGSSQGPHLHFEIRDSGTERPVNPLLFGIAVKDFTRPTINGIRLYPEGANALINGKATPFNPGIAGWGLSYRFSKSDTIEVSGGVSFGINAHDLLSGSNNKNGINRITVFNGNEIFFEWNAESFSFSETRYINSFIDYATYSSSRERFMRTKVEPNNKLSLYRKVTGNGILNIRADIVYPIRIEIADGSGNTSAIKFVIRGKVAQNGVIKPRIDGQVFSYKRLNRFVTPHLKISMPGSCLYDSIVFEYNSTASDGNSCAPVHMIHNAETPVHDYYDLSIRVDTAYHKLADKLVMVILNNKDKPSSAGGKYQNGFLNARVREFGRFSVMADTIAPVIKPLNIANNKKISAQQSIRVSISDNLSGIKSYRGTLNGKWILMDYDPKNNLLKYNFDELINPGVNEFLLEVTDDAGNKSSYNALLIN; encoded by the coding sequence ATGAAACCTCGCCGGATCTGTTTTAGTTTTTTCATTTCACTGCTGATACCAACCCTTTCAAATGCCCAGCAAAGCTATCCTAAAGACGACTTTATAGCACCCGTTGAGTTTCCGATGCTGTTATCTGGGACTTTTGCAGAACTCAGAAGCAACCATTTTCATTCAGGAATAGATATCAGAACGCAGGGTGTTGAAGGAAAGAAAATTCTCGCCTGTGCTGATGGTTATGTTTCGCGCATCAGGATTTCTCCATTCGGATTTGGTAAAACTGTTTACATAACGCATCCTAATGGCTATTCTACAGTATATGCCCACCTTTCAGGCTTCAACCCTGAAATAGCCGCGTGGTCCAGGGCTGAACAATACAGGATGGAACAGTTTGATGTTGATCTTTTTCCTGAAGCCGGACTTATTCAAGTAAAGCAGGGAGATGTAATAGGTTATTCAGGTAATTCAGGCTCTTCGCAGGGTCCACATCTTCATTTCGAAATCAGGGACTCCGGAACAGAACGTCCTGTCAACCCGCTGCTCTTCGGGATTGCTGTAAAGGATTTTACAAGACCCACCATCAATGGAATAAGGCTTTACCCTGAAGGAGCAAACGCGCTGATCAACGGAAAAGCAACTCCCTTCAATCCCGGCATTGCAGGCTGGGGACTTTCTTACCGGTTTTCAAAATCTGACACCATCGAGGTATCCGGAGGTGTTTCATTCGGCATCAACGCGCACGATCTGCTCAGCGGCAGCAATAACAAAAACGGCATTAACCGTATCACTGTATTTAATGGTAATGAAATATTTTTTGAATGGAATGCTGAATCCTTTAGTTTTAGTGAAACCAGATATATCAACAGTTTTATTGATTATGCAACCTATTCATCTTCACGCGAAAGGTTCATGCGAACAAAAGTTGAACCCAACAATAAACTAAGCCTGTATAGAAAAGTGACAGGAAACGGGATACTAAATATCAGGGCTGACATCGTTTATCCGATCAGAATTGAAATCGCCGATGGCTCGGGAAATACTTCAGCGATAAAATTCGTGATAAGAGGGAAAGTTGCACAGAACGGAGTTATAAAACCAAGAATCGACGGGCAGGTATTCAGCTATAAGCGGTTAAACCGTTTTGTAACGCCACATCTGAAAATTTCCATGCCGGGCAGCTGTCTTTACGACAGCATTGTTTTCGAATACAACTCCACCGCTTCCGACGGAAATTCCTGCGCCCCGGTGCACATGATTCACAATGCTGAAACACCGGTTCATGATTATTATGATCTCTCGATCAGGGTGGACACGGCATATCATAAACTGGCGGACAAGCTTGTAATGGTAATCCTGAACAACAAAGACAAACCATCCTCAGCAGGAGGCAAATATCAAAACGGCTTTCTAAATGCGAGGGTCCGCGAATTCGGGAGGTTTTCGGTAATGGCAGATACTATAGCCCCTGTTATTAAACCGCTGAATATCGCTAACAATAAAAAGATCAGCGCACAGCAAAGTATTCGCGTGAGTATCAGCGATAACCTTTCGGGTATTAAGTCTTACCGGGGAACGCTGAACGGCAAGTGGATACTGATGGACTATGATCCAAAAAACAATTTGCTGAAATACAATTTTGATGAATTAATAAATCCGGGAGTTAATGAATTTTTACTGGAAGTTACTGATGATGCAGGCAACAAGAGCAGTTACAATGCTTTGCTCATAAATTGA
- a CDS encoding GIY-YIG nuclease family protein, giving the protein MPYTYILFSESLNRFYTGSTRDTVDVRLYKHKNRHSGFTAGAMDWVVVFSEYFDNYVDDRARELQIKAWKNRRSIIQLIEKTRNGSGHPG; this is encoded by the coding sequence ATGCCATACACTTATATACTCTTTTCTGAAAGCCTTAACAGATTTTATACCGGTTCGACCAGAGATACTGTAGATGTGAGACTTTACAAACACAAGAACAGGCACTCCGGGTTTACCGCAGGCGCCATGGATTGGGTGGTTGTTTTTTCAGAATACTTTGACAATTATGTTGATGACAGAGCAAGGGAGTTACAGATCAAAGCCTGGAAAAACAGAAGAAGCATTATTCAATTGATTGAGAAAACCAGAAACGGTTCAGGGCATCCCGGCTGA
- a CDS encoding GIY-YIG nuclease family protein, translating to MPYTYILFSESLNRFYTGSTRDTVDVRLYKHNNRHSGFTAGARDWVVVFSEYFDNYVDARARELQIKAWKSRRSIIQLIEKARNGSGHPG from the coding sequence ATGCCATATACTTATATACTCTTTTCTGAAAGCCTTAACAGATTTTATACCGGTTCAACCAGAGATACTGTAGATGTAAGACTCTACAAACATAATAACAGGCACTCCGGGTTTACCGCAGGCGCCAGGGATTGGGTGGTTGTTTTTTCAGAATACTTTGACAATTATGTTGATGCCAGAGCAAGGGAGTTACAAATCAAAGCCTGGAAGAGCAGAAGAAGCATTATTCAATTGATTGAGAAAGCCAGAAACGGTTCAGGGCATCCCGGCTGA
- the ispF gene encoding 2-C-methyl-D-erythritol 2,4-cyclodiphosphate synthase, whose product MFPYRIGMGYDVHQLADGLPFVLGGVRIDHSRGAVGHSDADVLLHAICDALLGAAGLRDIGYHFPDSSDEYKGIDSRILLKHTIRLLSENEWQTGNIDCTIALQRPKIAGYIQKMQEEIETLTGSGPGSVSVKATTTEHLGFTGREEGVAAWAVALIYKSGSDHFNH is encoded by the coding sequence ATGTTTCCATACAGGATCGGCATGGGTTACGATGTTCATCAACTGGCTGACGGACTTCCATTCGTACTGGGAGGCGTCAGGATAGATCACTCAAGAGGAGCCGTCGGGCATTCTGATGCCGATGTCCTGCTCCATGCGATTTGCGATGCCTTGCTGGGGGCCGCCGGGCTCCGGGACATCGGTTATCATTTTCCTGATAGTTCGGATGAATACAAAGGGATTGACAGCAGAATTCTGCTCAAACACACCATCAGGTTGTTGAGTGAAAATGAATGGCAGACCGGCAACATCGATTGCACCATAGCACTGCAGCGCCCTAAGATTGCCGGTTATATTCAGAAAATGCAGGAAGAAATCGAGACCTTAACAGGATCAGGGCCAGGCAGTGTATCTGTTAAAGCGACAACCACAGAGCATCTGGGGTTTACAGGCCGCGAGGAGGGGGTTGCCGCCTGGGCTGTTGCACTGATCTATAAATCCGGTTCAGATCATTTTAACCATTGA
- a CDS encoding polysaccharide deacetylase family protein — MRDSLLIYTPVLSPRLNYIMGLMFRELLGLTFRITTDLEQYHAFEGAKLFYHTIAPAGKNEVHIAPAGLLTEKSINSHQLRFIDYEGSKAFFPVYAKSADMPFDPFSAAFYLVSRYEEYLPYLKDEHGRFSPDAGIAVQHGFLQVAPVNRWSLKLGEILRLKFPDLTFNYPGYRFLPTIDIDAAWAYKHKGLIRTLGGYLKDISSGNISEAKKRTRVLLGMEKDPFDTFDFLYEIHQKYSIRPLYFVLFAAYSQNDKNTPTGNLSFRRLLKSLADHAAVGIHPSYASNGSLSLLKSEIDGLSAVLRREITASRQHFLKISFPETYLNLINLDITDDYSLGFAGKPGFRAGICSPFKWYNLEAETETSLTLHPFALMEGTLRDYMNVGPEQAMEFIRPLVDEVKSVNGCFISLWHNESMSEEKRWIGWTRVYSELLEYAAP; from the coding sequence GTGTTAAGCCCCCGCCTGAATTACATCATGGGGCTCATGTTCAGGGAATTGCTGGGCCTTACATTCAGAATCACAACTGATCTGGAGCAGTACCATGCTTTTGAGGGGGCAAAATTATTCTATCATACTATTGCCCCTGCTGGTAAAAATGAAGTTCACATTGCTCCTGCAGGTTTACTGACCGAAAAATCCATCAACAGCCATCAGCTCCGCTTTATTGATTATGAAGGGTCGAAGGCTTTTTTTCCGGTGTATGCAAAATCAGCCGATATGCCTTTTGATCCTTTTTCGGCAGCGTTCTATCTTGTGAGCCGGTATGAAGAGTATCTGCCTTATCTGAAAGATGAACACGGCCGGTTTTCTCCCGATGCAGGCATTGCGGTTCAGCATGGATTTCTGCAGGTTGCCCCGGTAAACCGCTGGTCATTGAAACTTGGAGAAATACTGAGATTGAAGTTTCCGGACCTTACTTTCAACTACCCTGGCTACCGGTTTTTACCTACCATTGATATTGATGCCGCCTGGGCATATAAACATAAGGGTTTGATAAGGACTTTAGGTGGTTACCTGAAGGACATTTCTTCGGGGAATATATCGGAGGCAAAAAAGAGAACCCGGGTTTTACTAGGGATGGAAAAAGATCCGTTTGACACTTTTGATTTTTTATATGAGATTCATCAGAAGTATAGTATCAGGCCGTTATATTTCGTTTTGTTTGCAGCCTACAGTCAGAATGACAAGAATACGCCAACCGGTAATCTTTCATTCAGGAGGCTGCTCAAATCACTTGCAGATCATGCTGCCGTTGGAATACACCCTTCTTATGCATCCAACGGGTCACTCTCATTATTAAAAAGCGAGATCGATGGTCTTTCGGCTGTTCTCAGAAGGGAAATAACCGCAAGCCGACAACATTTTCTCAAGATATCATTCCCTGAGACATACCTCAATCTGATCAACCTTGACATCACCGATGATTACTCCCTTGGCTTTGCCGGAAAACCGGGTTTCAGGGCTGGTATTTGCTCACCTTTTAAATGGTATAACCTTGAAGCAGAAACAGAAACTTCCCTCACTTTGCATCCATTTGCATTGATGGAGGGTACCCTGAGGGATTACATGAATGTTGGCCCTGAGCAGGCCATGGAATTTATCAGACCCCTGGTGGATGAAGTGAAATCGGTAAACGGCTGTTTTATAAGCTTGTGGCATAACGAGTCCATGTCGGAAGAAAAGCGATGGATCGGCTGGACAAGGGTTTACAGCGAGTTGCTGGAATATGCAGCACCCTGA
- the tamL gene encoding translocation and assembly module lipoprotein TamL: protein MQNLTMLRNSTLILRLTFYTALLLLFASCSPARKVQKRGGYLMAGHSVKADRPGIDTYDLLNFAQPKPNRKFLGLFRPGVLVYDLNSGGKDRKFKRWMRNNLGRAPVLLDSALIDNSLIPMRVYLNNKGYFGAEVQRRIEFRGARAFVNYQTKTKDPFIFGQVVFDIPDDSLRYFLNTEGTASLITSGKQYDAYLIRDERERITRVLKDAGYYAFSREYIFFEVDTTREKCKADIKVRIENVRTKPSGLMDSASFRPHQRYFISNIFVNTNFAEMVGDSLPTNDTLAYRKNHDTLLQPNPDFYLIYKNRLRIRPAALSRAVFIQPGTPFNQQKINLTYNRLQNLGLSRFVSVNLNPAEIAPELQPEGISLLDCDIRMVRSPVNMINPEVEATNAGGFVGLGGSLNYRNRNIFRGAETFRLKLRGAFEVEPDLGLGIETRAGIFNSLEAGVETGLDFPTLLSPFRIEGINRNYRAKTTVALGLNYQQRSYYTRYVSYASFGYDWYSSNTTRHLFSPVELSSVSIVRDSTFNAILKDFKDPRYLNQYTDHLVMALKYSFIFNNQNLSSKKNYFYFRANFESAGNLLNLYSNIANAPVDEDGNFTLFRIRFAQYIRTDFDFRYYKPLTAKQQLVYRAALGVGVPYGNSSVLPFEKGFFAGGANGLRGWPIRSVGPGEYYTPVKSGFERVGDIWLEANLEYRFPMYSFLNGALFVDAGNIWLLRENEDFPGGKLDLKKLPASLALDTGLGLRFDFSFFIFRIDGGLPVYDPGKLTDSRWFSISKFQLRDITWNFGIGYPF, encoded by the coding sequence ATGCAGAACTTAACCATGCTTCGTAATTCGACCTTAATTCTTCGCTTAACATTTTATACGGCATTATTGCTGCTGTTTGCTTCCTGCAGTCCTGCCAGGAAGGTTCAGAAAAGGGGTGGTTATCTTATGGCCGGGCACAGTGTTAAGGCGGACAGGCCGGGTATCGACACATACGACCTTCTTAACTTCGCTCAGCCAAAGCCCAACCGGAAATTTCTGGGTTTATTCAGGCCCGGGGTATTGGTTTATGATTTGAATTCAGGTGGAAAAGACCGGAAATTCAAGCGGTGGATGCGGAATAACCTTGGAAGAGCTCCCGTATTGCTCGATTCTGCATTGATTGACAACTCCCTCATCCCTATGAGGGTCTATCTTAACAACAAAGGCTACTTTGGCGCAGAAGTGCAGCGCAGGATAGAATTCAGGGGGGCCAGGGCTTTTGTAAATTATCAGACCAAAACCAAAGATCCGTTTATTTTCGGACAAGTGGTTTTTGATATTCCGGACGACAGCCTTCGTTATTTCCTTAATACAGAAGGAACGGCTTCGCTGATTACTTCAGGAAAGCAGTACGATGCTTATCTGATTCGGGATGAACGCGAACGCATCACCCGGGTACTGAAAGATGCCGGCTACTATGCTTTTTCACGGGAATATATTTTTTTTGAAGTAGATACGACAAGAGAAAAGTGTAAAGCTGACATCAAAGTCAGGATTGAGAATGTCAGGACAAAACCTTCCGGTCTGATGGATTCAGCTTCATTCCGTCCCCACCAGCGTTATTTTATCAGCAATATTTTTGTGAATACCAACTTTGCTGAAATGGTTGGCGATTCTTTACCGACAAATGATACTCTTGCATACAGGAAAAATCACGATACGCTGCTTCAGCCAAATCCCGATTTTTACCTGATATACAAAAACAGGTTGCGTATACGGCCTGCAGCATTATCAAGGGCAGTATTTATTCAACCCGGAACCCCTTTTAACCAGCAAAAAATTAATCTCACCTATAATCGCCTTCAGAACCTGGGTTTAAGCAGATTTGTGTCCGTGAACCTGAATCCTGCCGAAATTGCGCCTGAACTGCAACCTGAGGGCATTTCGCTGCTCGACTGTGATATCCGAATGGTACGAAGTCCGGTGAATATGATTAATCCTGAAGTAGAGGCCACCAATGCAGGAGGATTTGTTGGGTTGGGAGGCAGTTTGAATTACCGCAACAGGAATATTTTCAGAGGGGCGGAAACATTCAGGTTAAAGTTGCGTGGCGCTTTCGAGGTTGAACCGGACCTCGGGCTGGGAATTGAAACCCGGGCAGGAATCTTTAATTCACTTGAGGCTGGGGTTGAAACAGGTCTGGATTTTCCAACATTACTCAGCCCTTTCCGGATAGAGGGAATCAACCGGAATTACAGGGCGAAAACCACTGTTGCTCTTGGTCTTAATTATCAGCAGCGAAGTTATTATACCAGGTATGTGAGTTATGCTTCGTTTGGCTATGACTGGTATAGCAGCAATACCACCCGGCATCTTTTTTCACCTGTTGAACTGAGTTCGGTGAGCATTGTTCGCGACAGCACTTTCAATGCCATTTTAAAGGATTTTAAAGATCCGCGGTACCTGAATCAATACACCGATCACCTGGTGATGGCCCTGAAGTATTCCTTTATCTTTAATAATCAGAATCTTTCCAGTAAGAAAAATTATTTCTATTTCAGGGCTAATTTCGAATCTGCCGGGAATCTTCTTAATCTTTACAGCAATATTGCAAATGCACCCGTAGATGAGGATGGGAACTTTACCCTTTTCAGGATCAGATTTGCCCAGTATATAAGGACAGATTTTGACTTCCGTTATTATAAGCCTTTGACGGCAAAACAGCAACTGGTATACAGGGCGGCATTGGGGGTGGGCGTTCCTTACGGAAACTCATCCGTACTGCCTTTTGAAAAGGGCTTTTTTGCCGGAGGAGCCAATGGATTGCGCGGTTGGCCAATCAGGTCTGTGGGCCCGGGTGAGTACTATACCCCTGTAAAATCCGGGTTTGAACGTGTTGGTGATATCTGGCTTGAAGCGAACCTGGAATACCGTTTTCCAATGTATAGCTTTCTGAATGGCGCATTATTTGTTGATGCCGGAAATATCTGGCTGCTCAGGGAGAATGAAGACTTTCCCGGGGGAAAGCTGGATTTGAAAAAATTACCTGCTTCCTTGGCATTGGATACAGGATTGGGTCTCCGGTTCGATTTCAGCTTTTTTATCTTCAGGATTGACGGGGGATTGCCGGTTTATGACCCCGGAAAATTAACAGATAGCCGGTGGTTCAGCATATCAAAATTTCAGTTGCGCGATATTACCTGGAATTTTGGAATTGGTTATCCTTTCTGA
- a CDS encoding acylphosphatase: MEKRFQIYISGNVQRVGFRHQAFQQAKLSGIRGKAMYIDRGLLIEAEGDPEQLNFFVDWCRSGPDGCSIESFEVREMPPFHYTGFEIIHGVISSDSPVDSMIRS, translated from the coding sequence ATGGAAAAGCGTTTTCAGATTTATATTTCCGGAAATGTTCAGCGGGTCGGATTTCGTCATCAGGCCTTTCAGCAGGCAAAACTATCCGGTATCAGGGGTAAGGCGATGTATATTGACCGCGGATTGCTGATTGAAGCCGAAGGAGATCCTGAACAATTGAATTTTTTCGTTGACTGGTGTCGCAGCGGACCAGATGGCTGCTCAATAGAGTCCTTTGAAGTAAGGGAAATGCCTCCCTTTCATTATACAGGCTTTGAGATCATACACGGGGTAATTTCGAGCGATTCACCGGTCGATTCCATGATACGATCGTAA